The DNA sequence AAATCGCCTAAATATCACTGATGATATTGCAGCAGCGCTTGGTATTGTTTGTATTTTAGTTATGGTTGCTATTGCGGTGAGTAATTTTCTTAAGACTAATCAATATGAAGAACAGACTTCGTTAATTGATGAAGAGTCGTTTGAGTTAGCTTATGGCGTACATAGTGTTTTTCAAGATAAGTTAACAAAGTTTAGAGCAACTTATAATCGTCGACTATCGATAGGTATTTTCTTATTTATCATTAGTTTTGTGCCGTTAATGCTGGCAAATATATTCTTTGACGGTAAAGAATTAATGATGTTGATGCTTATCGTGTTATTTATTTTAATTGCTGCTGGTGTTTTTATTATTTCACCCGTATCCGCTGAGTATGATGCTTACAACAATATTTTAAAAGACTGTTCACTTAACTCAGAAAAGAGCAGACGCGCTAAACGTGCAGAAAAGCTGGCTGCGTTTTATTGGCCTTTATTGGTAACCATTTATTTAGGCTGGAGCTTGTGGACCATGAATTGGGCCGTTACTTGGATAGTTTGGCCGGTAGGGGCCGTGCTGTTTGGAGCCTTGGTCGGTTTAATGGAGCTGTTTAGTAAAGAAGAGCTGTAATAGTATTTTTGCCGGCGCAATCTCAAACAAGGTAAACAGTAACAAGGCATTGCATGACTCCTTGTTACTGTTTTAGTGACTTACATTGATGATAATAACTTAGGATTAGTCACTAAGTTACGTACACCATGTGCATGATCTTCGTTAAAGGTATTACCCTGGCACCACTTACCGACAGTTTCGATATTCACTTTGGCAATTTTTGGACGAACACTCCAAGAGACTTGTAGTGGTGAACCTTTCTCGTTATAGCTTGGGCCAGTAGTAGAGCCAGCATACTGAATTGCTGTACCGGTATTATTAGGGATATTCACCGCTTGGTGCTTGCCATTAACGACAGCGTGCTTGGTTAATTCACTAAAATCGAGAGCATGCTTGTCGTTTACTAGTACATAAACTTGAGTTTCAACACGCAATTGCGGGTTCATAATAGCGTCACTTAAACAGGCGCCTAATGTTGGTCCCGGATTAACTTGTGCGCTGGTATGCACGTAATGCAGCTCAATGGTATCACCTGGGTGCAGGCCGCCATGTTTGCTAGGACAAATCTCTTGGTTAACTTTTTTCGTTTCAGCTGCGGTTAGCTTTCCTGAGTAAACAAAGCCGGTTTGAAAGCCAGCACCGTCACCATTGCCCGCGTATTTATTAAATTCACCGCCTTGATGTTCGGCATTTTTGTGGAAGTGAATATTACATAGGTTCATATCTTGATACTTAGGTGCTTGGTTGAAGATAC is a window from the Litorilituus sediminis genome containing:
- a CDS encoding helix-turn-helix domain-containing protein — protein: MILAEKIIKCRKQLGWSQEELAEKMNISRQSVSKWESANSIPDLNRIIKLAEIFDVTTDYLLKDEQEVSQPNQETKVSNLKQVSMEQASEYVANKLKVSALVTKGVILCICSVVPLFFFLAMAETNRLNITDDIAAALGIVCILVMVAIAVSNFLKTNQYEEQTSLIDEESFELAYGVHSVFQDKLTKFRATYNRRLSIGIFLFIISFVPLMLANIFFDGKELMMLMLIVLFILIAAGVFIISPVSAEYDAYNNILKDCSLNSEKSRRAKRAEKLAAFYWPLLVTIYLGWSLWTMNWAVTWIVWPVGAVLFGALVGLMELFSKEEL
- a CDS encoding delta-class carbonic anhydrase; amino-acid sequence: MNKNTFPAIVAATLVPLAANAASDHSTVSDEYIAKQRAMLEKNTDGKGFGPQSPRNIDTLKGSNARIFNQAPKYQDMNLCNIHFHKNAEHQGGEFNKYAGNGDGAGFQTGFVYSGKLTAAETKKVNQEICPSKHGGLHPGDTIELHYVHTSAQVNPGPTLGACLSDAIMNPQLRVETQVYVLVNDKHALDFSELTKHAVVNGKHQAVNIPNNTGTAIQYAGSTTGPSYNEKGSPLQVSWSVRPKIAKVNIETVGKWCQGNTFNEDHAHGVRNLVTNPKLLSSM